CCCGGCGTCTGCCTGCAAGCCCCGGCGAGCGGGCTGTCCCGACGGCGGGGCCAGGGCAGCGGGGGTAGCCCAGGTCTACCGCGCCTACCTCAAGGTCTCCTTGAGGGCCGCCCGCAGCAGGGGCAGCTCCGTGGTTGCCCTCTGGGGATCTTCTGAGATCCTGGCCTCGGCCCCCTGGCTCTCCTGGCGCAGGGCCTGCTGCACTTCCGGGTTCCGAGCCAGTTCAAAGAGAGTCATCAGCAAGGGGAAGGCCGTCTGCAGGAGCCAtgggaccagggctcagacctggGCACAGGCCgtgcccctccacccccagggcaCCCCTCCCCGAAttcctccctccattcctccatTCAGGCACTAGAAGCGCCAAGGCCAAAGATAAGAAGGAAGTGTCTGCATTTCTGAGCCTGTACATGAGTTTGCCTGCTTCTGAATCAATGACAGTGAAATCCTACTTTGTTTGTTTCTGCGGCTGCCTCCTCTTCTCTGCTGGTGTTTGTGAAATGCGTCCCTGCCTTTGTGCATGGTTGTATCTTCTTCACTCTCGTAGTTGTAAACTTGCCATTGATGAATATAAACCACAGtttactgttgatggacattaaggcCGTTTCTGGTTGTACCTACCCCAGgtggtgctgcagtgaatattccTGTCCTTGTCTTGAGGTGGGGCATTGCGAGTGTTTCAGGAGCTCCGTACCCAGAAGTGGTAATGCCGGGTCTTTGACGTGCTTGAGTACAGCTTTGGCAGAGGCTGTTGAAGAGATTTCCGCAGAGTGTACCTGCTTATACTCCACAAGATCCCGCACACTTCAAAATCTCGCCAACACATGGTGTGGTCGTCATTGAATGTTTAGTCATTCCCATTGGGGTCATCGTATTGTGGTTTCAAGTTGCATTTCCACCAAGAGGAATCGTGTTCAACAACTTTTCTTATACTTATTACCCATACACATTTCATATCTGGTAAACTGCCTTCATGCCTTTTGCTCCAATTTCTATTAGATGATCTACTATTTTAGTTACTGATTGGTAGGAAGAAGttcattctattttctgaatATGAGTCGTTTAGCAGATATGTGTTTGAAGTGCTTTCTCCTCATCTATGGCGTGCATTTTTACTGTCTTATCAGTACCTTCTCAGGGACAGACGTTGTGAAGTTTTACATAATGCcagttatcatttttttcttatgtgacCAGCAGAGTTTTgttcagttttgaaaattcttaattttccaaAGGACATAAAGATAGCCTtctacattttccattttaacaacTTCATTTTTGAGTATTCATTGAGATCCACAAACATCCTGCACCTGCTTCTTTTGCGTGGTGTGAATACTGTGTACCTTATCTCATGTATCCACCACTCATCAAGGCAATCAAGAGTCTATCCCCACTCCAGGGCAGGGTCGGCTTCGTCAGAAAGCCTGTAACTGGATATATGTGCTTTCTGACTTTGCTTTTCTCCTCTGTTGGTCTATTTTTCGATCCTGAGCCCACCCCACACTGTCTTCATAAATGAGACGATATAAATGCTCTTGGTAGTTGAGAGTGCAAGTCCTCCAGCGTTTTTCTTCTCCCACTAGCTTGCCTTGGCTAATCCTAGCCCTTTCCATTTCCATAAACACTTGAACATTTGGAATCAACTTCAtgcgcacacactcacacacacacacacacaccacctactGAGACTGACTGCAAtttcattgaatttgtagattaaCCTTTACTCTATTGGGACTCACCATCAATAAGCTTTGCTTTAAGGCTTTAACTTCAATAGAATCTCTGGTTCATAGGGTTTTTGAAAACTATTAAGGACATTTCAGCCTCCCTCTCTCATTGTGTTATGGTTAACAGTGTTTTCCAAGTTTTCGTCCATGTCATCAGAAATCTCACATTTATCACAGGGAGCCTACTCGTAACAGccccttattttctttataaggTCTGTGAGGGCTGATTGATGCCTCCCTTTCCATTTCTGATATTGgcaatgagaattttatttttcttctttgtgatctCCTTCTGTGTTACCAATACCCTGAATCCTTGCAAAATACCAACCTTGGTTTTGTGAATTTACCTCGTGTTCATTCTGCTATCCTCTTTATACTTCATTTCTCTGGGTGgatcatctattctttttctagcATCTTGAATGGAAGCTGAGAAAACTTTCACCCTGTTCTCTCTTCTACTAGATGCCTGTGATGTGATATATTTTGCACTTTTTCAGCTGCTTTCCCCACACTTTCAACTTGTCATAACTTCATAATCATTTAGACCTTACTATTTCCCATCAACTTGTCATAACTTCATAATCATTTAGACCTTACTATTTCCCAATTTCTGTTGGGGCGTGTCTTCTGTGTAATTGGTTTAGAAATGCCCTGAATAATTAGTAAGCAGTTGGGGATTTCCTGGTTCTCTTTTGACTAATCATTTCTAGCTTAATTTCACTGAAGTACAGAAGGAACTCTAAGTAACATCAATCATTTGAGATTTGTTGATGCTGGGTTATGTCATGGCACTAACTCAACCTTGTAGAGTCATATGCGACCCTGTAAAAAGCTGTATCTGGTCATCTCTGGGTCTGTTGTTATGTATACTGATTTTTCGTAGTTTGTTAATGAGGCTGCTCAGACCTTCTATAGCAGCGGTCGGCAAACAGGAGCGTGTGGGACAAACCCCATCGACCAGCCGTGTCTGTAAATAAAGCTTGGTTGGAACACGGGGACGATCATATGTTTACTTATCCTGTATGCCTGCCTCCACCCCGCCAAAGACAGTGTTTTGTAGTAGCGACAGAGACTAGAAGGCCTACACAGCTGAAAACATTTGCTGTCTGGTCCTTCCAGGAAACGATTATTGATTGATCCGGGTCTGTCGCTGTGATaagtttttttctccttgctcCAGCATCTAGAAGCTATGGAGAGAGAAGTGTTGATGAGAACTAAATTTAGGATAATAGAGTTGTCTGCAGGACCTAAATTCCACCAAGGTATCTTCTGTACGTATTTTGACCCCGTGTTAGGGGGTACATATGATTGTAAtgtctttctgatattttgtccCTTCGCCTCTACACAATGTGGCTCTTCACATAAGTAACGCTCTTGTCTTAATATTTactcagcctgtgtgtgtgtataaggggTCCTTTGGGGGGCAATCAAATTGTAGAccattttctatatttcattttcaatctTTTCATGTCCTTGTTTTAAAGCATGTCTCTAATAAAGagcatatgttattttttgtttaccCCAGAAGTCTTGAGTTCCTAATTGTAGCCATGTAAATAATGTAATTAATGATATGtttgtttaaacatttcatttccaTTAAACATTTGAGATAATTGTGTATTCAAATGCACTTGCAGGAAATATAGAAAGATCCTGCGAGTCCTTTACTCAGTTACTTGTTAATATCTTGCAAAATATAGTACAGTATTAAGACTAATAGGGTAGTGCCATTCACAATAGTGAGGAAAAAGATTGGTTTGATCACTGCAGTTATCCCTTATATGGACACACGAACCTCTTTTCCACCCATATCTGGAAACAGTGTCCCCTGCAGTACTAATTTCATGTCCATTTATAAAAGTTTGTCACCTGTATAATGGCATATAAAAGAAACAGTGTGGTATGTAACCTTGGGAGATCGTCTTTTTTCACTGAGCTTAAGTCCCTGGATATTCATTTAAGTCAGTGCATCTATCACATTTTCCTCTCTTTACTGCTGAGTAATTTCCCAGGTGAGAAAGTTACATGGTTTGTTTACCCACTGCaggacatctgggctgtttcTGGTCGTgggatattacaaataaagctgtcaTATACAGCCATGCGTATGTTTTCTATGGACACGTTTCAATTTGGGGAAAACAGAGAGGTAAAGTTGGGGATCTTATGGTAGTTGCTTGTTTAGCGTTTAAAGCAACTGCCACCCTGCCCTGCACGttggctgcaccatttttctgGGTCTCCAGCAATGTGTGAACGATCTGGTTTCTTTGTATCCTCCCCAGCATTTGGTGTGGTCCCTCTGGAGACCTCCACGCCGCCCCCGTCCTGCCCAGACCTTCTGGAACCATCACCCCTTTCCGTGTCCTCCGAGACCTTCAGTCACCGACCCGCGGCCAGGCGCTCTGAGGAAACCGCCGCTGGGGACGCACTTCCGCCCCGAGGCCAGGCCAAACCTTCTAGAGGCCTCGCGCGAAGCCTGACGGGAAACGCCCTTCAGTCCTTCCTGGGTGGGGTCTGGGCTCTGAGCCTGACCGGCCTCTCCTCACTCGCCTGCGGCGGCTGCGCTCTCTACGGCCTGCGGGAGCCTGTCTTGAGGTCGTATCCCTGAAGGTTCCATAAGGTCTGGACAGAATGcgggctgggaggggggaggggaaggttcCAGAAGGTCCGGGCGGGACACGGGCTGGGAGGGGAAGGTTCCAGAAAGTCTGGGCAGAACGCGGgcctggaggggggaggggaaggttcCAGAAGGTCCGGGCAGAATGCaggctgggaggggggaggggaaggttcCAGAAGGTCCGGGCAGGACACGGGCTGGGAGGGGAAGGTTCCAGAAAGTCTGGGCAGAACGcgggctgggaggggggaggggaagtttCCAGAAAGTCTGGGCAGAAtgtgggctgggaggaggggaggggaaggttcCAGAAGGTCCGGGCAGAACGCaggctgggaggggggaggggaagtttCCAGAAGGTCTGGGCAGAACGcgggctgggaggggggagggaaaggtTCCAGAAAGTCTGGGGAGAATGTGGgctgggagggggggaggggaaggttcCAGAAGGTCCGGGCAGGACACAGGGATGGGGCAGATTCCAGAAGGTCTGGGtaggagatggggggagggggatggatgggggggcgggggggtgacgGATGGTGGGGCGGGAAGGTGCCAAAAGTTCTGGGCAGGATGCAGGGTGGTGGGGGCAGTGCTGCAGGCTTGGACTGGGTCTCAGGTCAGTGTCTGCAGATCCTGGGGTttggccctgccctcctggagcaggGGTCGCAGATCCCATTACCACCACCCATCCGTTCTGACCACACGGCATCCCTCCCCTGGGGTCCCATGGCCTCTCTACCCACCTAGCAGCCCTTCCTGTGGGTGTCCCTTTCACCACCCCCTGTGCCATATAAAATATGATGACATATGGCATATATTATCACCTTTCTGGGTACGGATGGCCCACTGAACCCACACGGCATCTTCACCACTGAAATCCCTGTCCTACCCGGACCCCACCTAACATCCCCTCCCCTGAGTCCCAAGGCTCCCGGACTCATATACCCGTGCCTTGTAGATTCCAGGTTTATTTAAATTAAGCCCCTAGGAGGATCAGGTATTTCCTGCTAAAAGCAATTCACAGATATGACActctgttatctttctgttagCCGACACCCTCAGTGGAGGACCAGCACAGAGATTTGACCAGGTCATCATTTTCCTTCCCAAACTAGTGGCCCcaacagagaggaaaaatgaGGTTACAGGCTGCTGCTGAACTTTGCCTTCTACAACCTTTTGTAACCTCTGGAGCTAAAATTGGGGGGGTGGGCTCAAAATAATCCAGGGTCCAGAGTAATCCCCAGGATCTTCTTTCCAGAGATCTCTTCAGGTGATTTCTTTCCAGTTGGCACTGAATAAGGTTACCTATCACACATTTCTTTGAGGGACGTCATCCACATGGTATTATCAATGTAGCTACTTGCTGATTCATGATGGTTATTGGTCTGAGACCCACCACACTGGATTTTCACATATGCTGGCAAATTCAAACTCCTCTGTGGCAAAACTATAGATGTATGATGAGTTTCATTTCCAAAGAATACACCTTTTGCCTGAACTGGGAGAAGAAGGCCTTAGCTAAGTTGTCCTCGATACACCAATTCTCCCATCAGCTGTTTTTCTTCTTGCGCAGTCTTTGCCATATCAGGGACAACTGAAGCAGTGCAAAGGGCCACCTGTTTTAATTCTCATTCATTTAATGGTGttcttattcctttttctatCCCCACAGAAGTCACTGTAGCTTGTAAGACTGTGACTAGCAATCCTAAAACATTCTAAATACCACCCCCAGCCCGTTTAACCTATACGCTGCAAAAGCCTTAGATTCCTACACTCAGCGTTATGCAATCAAATTCTGGACCTTCAGTCTTCAACTGAGGAGGTGAATTCAGCCTCTTGTTGAGATATTTTCTGCTCTGTGTCACGATTCTTATAATGGATTGAATCTGGGCTAAATCACGTagagcccatttttttttaattaaaaactttttttttggccacgccactcATCTcacgagatcttagttccctgaccaggggtcgaaccaggcccatggcagtgaatgCATGGAGTCCAGGGAATTCTCTGTAGAGCACATTTTTAATCCCTGgcactttatataaattatttgaaacaGTAACGTTGAAAGAATTTACAGCAAATACAAGGATACCCACCACCTAAAGTCCACCCTTAACATTTGACTAGTTTTTCCATgtatccatccatctctccaacCAGGCTTTAATTCATCTTATCTTTTGGTTCATTTCAAAAGGAACTACAGGCATTAGCATTCTTTCCCCTACAAACTGTAGCAGTTTTGCCTTGCATGATTCATGCTTTGTGTGTCTTATCTAAAAATTCTTTGACTAACCCAAGATTgaaaaaattgtttctgtttccttctagaaGTCTTCTAGCTTTGTAGTTAGATACGTTTTATAGCTTATAGTTATACCTGTGATCCATTTCCAAtggatttttgtatatgatgtgaggtaaggGGAAAGCCACGtttatgtttttgcttttcttttttacaagtttttttcATTTGGGGGCATATCTTTTGCATTTGGTTGCTCAAaggtcccagcaccatttgtcacAGAGGTGGCCCTTTCTTCATTGCATTATCTTGCTTGGCACTTTTGTCTAAAATCAATTAATCACACATGGGTAGGTCTGTTTCTTGACTCTTTAGTCCATTCTGTTGATTGTATGTCTAAGCTTTCTGCAGCTGCAGCCTcacactgtcttggttactgtagcttttttCTAACTACCATTCAAAATCCAgaaccataaaataaaagatggtGATAAAGCTCCTCTCCTGACCAAACTCCAGCCAGGCTCCTCTGGGCCTTTTATCAACTAGGCCTCAAGCTTGGCCTGTAAAGACTAGAGCAAACGCTAAGGTCGCTTCTAACAGCTGAAGGCCACATCCCTAGGATGACCcaaatccccccacccccgcctcagaGTACCTGCCTGAAGAACTGTGTTCCAGCGGCCACCTGGAAATGGGCCCCTTCTCCCAGCCTCCGTGGGAGGGCGGGAGCTTAACTTAGACAAGTGCCAGTTAGCAAACCCAAGTGGGTTTCACAGGGACCAACCGTGCCTTCctgcttttgtaattttcacCTCCCTGACTCCACTGAGCCCCTCGCGCCACCTCCCTACTCCCTCACTCTCCCTTTGAAATGCCCAGTCACCCCTGTGCAAATCCAAGTGGAGTTCCCTTCACGCAGACTCTTTTCCCCACTGAAATAGAATGTTCCTGATCAAAATCCATCCTTACCactttaatgtctggctttgtttatctttgacCATGAAAAGCAAGCACTTCTGCTTGGCAAAAATACCAAGACCTGTATCAGataggaaaaaagtttttttgaccttttatggcaGACAATGGACTGCTGTCACAGTGCATTTAGACAACAGACtcgaatagagagcacagaaaaagGAATACACGTACCTACCTGAATGCAAAAGCTTGCTCAACGTCactcataattaaagaaatgcaaattcatgCCACGGGATACTATTTTTACCTACTGGATTGGTGAAAACCCAAAGGATGGATAAGCATGCATTCTTTCTTACGATACTGTGGGAACCGGCACTCACACTTCTCAAAGACGGGAGGAGAAAACTGATGTAGCTGTTGGGCAAGTGCATCTAGATTGCAACTACATTGAACCTGAGACTGTCAGTCGAATTTCTGGGAAACCGTCCTTCCGGTGTACCTGCACTCGTAAGAAATAACATTACGGACAGTTGCAGCTCTATTTCTAGTATGACACGCTGTAAACAACACAAAGGCTCATGGAAGGAGGCTCTGTAAATACACTATCCTGCATCCAGGCCGTGGATGCTCCGCCTTGTAAAAAAACAGGAGAATTCCTGCGAAGGTGCTGCCAGCGCTAACACAGGCACGTCTGCAGGAGAGGGCGCGGGAAGGACGCAGGTGGGGAACAGCCACGTTCTTCCTGCGGCGCCACGCTCCTCCGGGGCCACGACGTGGGAGAAACCAGAACGCGATCCCGTGCGGCCCGGGAAGCGACAGGGTGCGAGCGCCAGGGGCACCCGGAGCAGCCTCTCCCCGAGCGCCAGGCGCCGGTTGCGCGTGCGCGGCCCGCCCACAGGGGGCAGGGCCCTGCGGGGTGGGAGGGGCGGTGGGTGTCCGCTCCCCCGGCGGGAGGGCCCTGGCGCCCCCAGACGCGTGGCCAGTGTCTCTCCTCCTCTACCTGCCACCCGCCAGATAGCAGGGCGAAGGCGGGTGTGGAACTTGGGGAACATTCCAGAAGGAGCAGGAGAGGGGAGCCCGGAAGGGAGCGGGCGGGAGTGCACGGGGGGCGTGAGGCCTGCAGGCTTGGTGAGAGGAGAGCCGGCCTCAGCATCAGGGGTGGCAAGGccagcctgggctgggctgggcgctGCAGGGGTACCCAAGCCTTCCTGTGCCCTGGGGTCAGGATGCACTGGTGATGACCTGGCCACagatggagagggagatggaggagggaggcCGGTGGTGCTGGGTGGGAGGGTGCCCCATGCGGGCTCTTGAGAGAACAGGAGTTCAGATCAGATCAGGAGTTCAGATCAGCGGTGGGTGAAACCTGGTGCAGCCTTCAGGGAGCAGCGGCAGGCACACCTGCCGAGCGGGTTTGCTGGGGCACATGGGTGAGTGAATGCGGAGCTCCAGGGAGTGGTGACGCCCTTGGGGACAGAGGGGACTTAGTGGCGGTGACAGGCCGCCCGGCACCGAGAGGCCACACCGAGCCCCAGGCCCATGGCTGAGGAGGAGAGCGGCTGCCCCAGTGTCCAGTGGGGAAGGGCTCCGAATGGTGGTGGACACACGGGGGCCTCATCTAACCCTGGAGCCACAGGGCTGACCAAGTGGCCCTGCTCGCTCCTCACGTCCAGGGCCAGACATCGCGGGAAATGACGGGCCTCCTTGCTTTGCTGCTGGTCATGAGCCTGCCGTGGGTGGAGACCAATGTCACCGTGTCTGGAAGGCAAAGTAAGTTCCAGGCCCTCGGCCtcctgggctggggggaggaggtgggctggAACGTCTGTGCGGACTCGGGGGTGGCCGTCCACGTTTGGACGCCGCCCTGGCCCCAGGTGGGTTTGGACAGTTGTCGCACAGAGGACTCGGTGGGCAAAAGAGCGTGAGGAGGGTGGTCAGCTGGCCTGGACGCCGAGTGGGGGAGCCTCTTGATGCGGAGCCCCCCAGGAGCAGGGCGGGATGGCTGCTTTCATTCCCCAGCGCCCAGCTCTCCCTGCCATGGCCCTGCCTTCCTGGGGGAGGTCAGGCTGGAGCCCAGCCGTCACTGGGCCTTCTGGGGCTGCCTTTGAGAACAGAGAGCTGCAGGAGCGTGACGCAGAGCTGACCGTGGGCCGCCGCTCCGGGGTCAGGAGGGACTCCGGGTCTCGGGAGGGGACGGGGGAGCCCGGTGCTGAAGGAGGTGGGGCGGGCCAGGAAGGGGGGTGGAAAGGGTGTGTGGGAGCAGACTCCAAAGctgtggggtttctttttctAGAGAAGTCAGAGGTGAGATGCCAGAGTCGTGTGTGGATGGGGCGCGTCCCTGAgcctgggcggggtggggggaggcgagCCTTGGATGCTGCCATATGAACGTGGGAGCTTGCATGTCTCTGGGGCGAGTGTCTGTGCGTGTCGGTGTTCGTGCGGTGGGTCTTGGTGTGGACGTGTGAGACACACTCTGTGCGTGGAtgagggaagcccagagaggagagaaggagctCCGGGGATGGGGCGGGCTGTGGGGAGCTGGAAAGACAGAGGGACCCCAGGCTGTTTTCatttggaggaaggagaggatggCGGGTGTTGGTCTGACAGGACCTGAGAGCTGCcacattccattttctttttatacctcATTTCAGACGTACTGAGGTGTCACGTTTGCGAGGAGGAGAACAGTTTCGATTGTGAAAGACCAACGGACTGTAAAGCGGACACTCCGTATTGTACTTCTGTTGCCGTGAGTAAGTATCTCAGTTAGTACTGGGGTTCCACAGGCAGGTCAGTAGAATACTTTCAGGGTTTAGGGTCTGTCTAGTTTTCCTCAATAGAGAATAACTAGTATGAAAGCAACCCTTTTGTTAAATTTGAAGAGCAAAGTCCTGTGAAGCCAGGAGGGCAGGTGGGCCATGCAGGAGACCCAGCTTATGTAAGTCACAGCAGGGCCGATGTAGGGCAACACGCATTGACCGCTGGTCAGGGTGAAATACTGAGGTGTAGGAAGAAAGTAACGGAGAGTTCTTTTCATTCACTTCTAAGTGAAAAATTAAGCTTTAAGGACTTCAAATGTCCCACCAAGAGTAGCTTTTACAAGAGATGTACATAATTAGGGGCGTGGGCTTAAAATATGTTCTGAAAGGAGTGTTCATGCTTTAAAACGTCTGGAGACCACTGCTGTGTCATCTGAAATTCGCCCGAGGACTTCTGGCCTCATGAAGAGCTCTCTCCCGAGGGTGAGTCTGAAGGCCCCAGCATGACCCAGCAGTGGCTTCGTCAGGGCTGGAGAATTCACTTTCCGTTCGTCAGCCGCTTCTGGAGGCTTCCATGTTCCCAGAAGTGTGCGGGGTACTGAGTCGGTCGAGGTGTAAGCCCCACTGTAGCCTCACGTGGACCTGATAACTTAGCATGGAAAGGTGACTGCACAGTGAAATATGAGATGAGGTGCAGTCGGAAGACTGGCCGTGTCCCCCAGCGCTGACCTGTGCCCTTGCAGCAGGCTCCCTGGCACAGCACTCacacccaggccctgggcagcgGCTCCTCAAGAGGCCAGCTCCAAGCTCCGGGCAGTGGCTCGGACAGCCGGGAGCCCCTTGCTCTCGTGTGTCTGTCCGTGGTCACAAAGGCCTGAGCGACCCTGCGTTTGAGAAGTTGAGGCTGAAGGAGCCTGTACGTTCCCAAAGGGAGACCGCAAGGCCCAGGTTCCCGGTGTGCGCGGACAGGCCGAGGCTGGGGCATCCGATGCCACACCGACTCCCAGAAGCAAATCTGAACACAAAGCCCTGATCCTCTTCCTTTGTGGTGATGGCTCCTGACTCCCCATCAGGTGCCCTCTTTGAGCGGGGCTTCTGAGAGGCGGCACCGGAAGGGTCAGTGTTGGGCAGATTTCAGACAGAAATGGTGTCGGTGTCGTTTTCAATTCACGTgactcctttctgtctctctgtcctcaTTTCCCATTAGGAATATTTCCACGGTTCTTCTATGTCTCCAAGCAGTGCGTAAAGTATTGTGGGATAACCAGTCCGCCTCCGCAGATGGCCAAGTCGTTCGTGCTCGTAAAGCCCATGCCCTTCCTGTTCATGGCGTGCTGTAAGCAGAACCTGTGCAACAACCAGAAACCAATcatcaaagaaaacatagaagatagATACAaagaggggggcggggaggacggCAGCAGCGGGCAGGGCAGCAGGGGCAGCAGTGCGGGGCTGGTGACTTTCCTGACACTGGcctctgggctcctgggcctcAGGCTGCCGTGATGAAGCCGACTGGCTGCAGATGGTTGGAACCTGTTGCATTAAACTTGTTTTCCATTGATTAGCTCACTGGTGGTCTGACTTTCCAGGGACCTCGAaatggggaaggagtggggagatCGAATCTATTTGGCTCTAGCCGGCAGGTCAGCAGGTCGAATTAGAGCAAGGCCAAACCTTCCCCATAGTGATTCTGTCTACAAGTTGTTTCTCTTTGAAATCAAGACTTGTAACTCTTGACTCCCCTTCACCTTGGAGGGCCTCAGTATTGATGTAAGCGAGGGCCTGAGGCCCACCCATGAGCAGTAGTGCTCGGATGCTTCTGACCTTTGGGGGGGCCCAGGGTCAGTGGGGGAGACAGAATGATTTGGGCGTAAGACATCCCTGAAGCGAAAGAAGTACTGCTCAGCGTGGAGAGTGGGACATCATCCTGGGGACAGCCGTCTTCTGACGGGGGAGGCCCCATGGCCGCTCTCCTTCAGCTCTTGCTACCAGCTCCCAGGAGACAGAAGACAAGGAATTCTGCTGAATAAGCATGGACGTCACCCACCAGCTGGCACAGGTGGGTGGACTCACAAATTCTTTCACGTGCGTTTGTCCAGCATCTGAAACTTGAGCAGGTAGACAGCAGCAGGGTCAGCCTTTTCTCAGTTTTCAGTTGAGACGCAGCTGTCCAAAGACAGCTGAAAAGTCAGAGTCATAGTTGTGCACAAAACAAAGGCTTTCTCCCCCGTGGCGTTGACTCGGTGTTAGGATGGGTGCAGCGCCATCTGCAGCTCACCTTCCTACCCCGTCTGCCCACACTCCAGCCCGCCCCAACCTGGTCTGACTCAGGGAGACTGCTGGTTGGGGCAGCCTGGGAACCTTCCAAAGAGTCTCGGTGGCCACAGAAGGAGGCACTgcggggcaggcagggaggagggccCTCTCTGTCACATCTGGACCCTCTAAACCAGAGGTCTAGGTGGGCCAGAAGGCCCCTGAGGGTTGGCCGGCAACTCCAGGACTGAAGATTTCCAGCATCTGTTAGGCTCCTACTGCGTGCGTGTCCCTTGTCCAAGCACAGGCTTTGCGCTCACACCTGGGT
This window of the Balaenoptera musculus isolate JJ_BM4_2016_0621 chromosome 17, mBalMus1.pri.v3, whole genome shotgun sequence genome carries:
- the LY6K gene encoding lymphocyte antigen 6K, producing MTGLLALLLVMSLPWVETNVTVSGRQNVLRCHVCEEENSFDCERPTDCKADTPYCTSVAVRIFPRFFYVSKQCVKYCGITSPPPQMAKSFVLVKPMPFLFMACCKQNLCNNQKPIIKENIEDRYKEGGGEDGSSGQGSRGSSAGLVTFLTLASGLLGLRLP